A single genomic interval of Anser cygnoides isolate HZ-2024a breed goose chromosome 7, Taihu_goose_T2T_genome, whole genome shotgun sequence harbors:
- the ANXA8L1 gene encoding annexin A8-like protein 1 yields the protein MAWWKAWSEAEGVSVTGALNFDPAPDAQTLYKAMKGLGTDEQAIIDVLTKRSNMQRQQIAKSFKGQFGKDLIESLKSELSGNFERLIVALMYPPFKYDAKELYDAMKGVGTSEGVIIEILASRTKAQIREIIKAYKEEYGSDLEEDIKSETSGYFEQILVCLLQGERDNATLYVDTALALQDAETLYAAGEKIRGTDEIQFITILCTRSATHLMKVFEEYQKLAGKSIEDSIKSETSGSLEDAMLAIVKCTRNIHCYFAERLYHALKGAGTRDGTLIRVIVSRSEVDLNLIKAEFKRIAGQSLSSMIVDDTSGDYKTALLNLCGSE from the exons ATGGCATGGTGGAAGGCTTGG agcGAAGCAGAGGGCGTGTCTGTGACAGGTGCTTTAAACTTTGACCCTGCACCTGATGCTCAAACCCTGTACAAGGCCATGAAGGGGCTTG GGACTGATGAACAAGCTATAATTGATGTCCTAACTAAGAGGAGCAACATGCAGCGTCAACAGATTGCCAAATCCTTCAAAGGACAGTTTGGAAAG GATCTGATTGAAAGCCTGAAGTCTGAACTGAGCGGCAACTTTGAGAGGCTCATTGTGGCTCTCATGTACCCCCCGTTCAAGTATGATGCAAAGGAGCTGTATGATGCCATGAAG GGTGTGGGAACAAGTGAAGGTGTTATCATAGAGATCCTGGCATCACGAACAAAGGCGCAGATCAGAGAGATAATCAAGGCGTACAAAGAAG AATACGGTTCTGATCTGGAAGAAGATATAAAATCGGAAACAAGTGGCTATTTTGAACAGATTCTAGTTTGCCTTCTTCAG GGTGAGAGGGACAATGCCACCCTCTATGTGGATACCGCGTTGGCTCTCCAGGATGCAGAG ACTCTCTATGCTGCTGGGGAGAAGATACGGGGCACCGATGAGATACAGTTCATCACCATCCTGTGCACGAGGAGTGCCACACACTTGATGAAAG TGTTTGAAGAATACCAGAAACTTGCTGGTAAAAGCATAGAAGACAGCATCAAGAGTGAGACTAGTGGCTCACTAGAGGATGCTATGCTGGCTATTG TGAAATGCACAAGGAACATACACTGCTACTTTGCAGAGAGGCTATACCATGCTTTAAAG GGGGCTGGCACCCGCGATGGGACCCTCATAAGGGTGATTGTTTCTCGAAGTGAAGTTGACTTAAATCTTATCAAGGCTGAATTCAAGCGGATTGCAGGACAGTCTCTCTCCAGCATGATTGTG GATGACACCAGTGGTGATTACAAGACAGCCTTGCTAAATCTCTGTGGCAGTGAGTGA
- the LOC106048153 gene encoding neuropeptide Y receptor type 4-2, whose translation MNKTRSVHDGFPFLNSKNLSSNRSFPSHLSNQCRNVTDLTVFLATSYSLETVLGIVGNICLIAVIARQKEKTNVTNILISNLIISDLFMCLVCLPSTIVYTMMDYWIFGEVMCKMTSFTQCTSVTVSILSLVLIALERHQLIINPTGWRPSISQAYLGIGVIWTLACLMSLPFLTTSVLSNDLYQQLSHIMNFSSDKAICIDSWPSEQHRLIYTTTLLLLQYCIPLFFIILCYLRIYLRLQKRKDMFEKSEYSNRAVQLRRINILLASMVAAFAVCWLPLHVFNTIVDWNYKIISPCHHNLIFSLCHLVAMASTCVNPVIYGFLNSNFKKEVKSLILSCQHNSVTASMEEYDHLPLSTMQTEISKGSLMLNCRHNSI comes from the coding sequence ATGAATAAGACAAGGTCTGTTCATGatggttttcctttcctgaacaGTAAGAACTTGAGCTCAAACCGAAGCTTCCCCTCACACCTTTCTAATCAGTGCAGGAATGTCACTGACCTCACTGTTTTTCTGGCCACCTCTTATAGCTTGGAGACAGTCCTAGGCATTGTGGGAAACATCTGCCTGATTGCTGTCATAgccaggcagaaggaaaagacCAACGTCACCAACATCCTAATTTCCAACTTAATAATTTCAGACTTGTTTATGTGTCTTGTCTGCCTGCCTTCCACCATTGTTTACACCATGATGGACTACTGGATATTTGGGGAGGTCATGTGTAAAATGACCTCTTTCACTCAGTGCACATCTGTGACAGTGTCAATACTATCCCTTGTTCTTATTGCTCTGGAAAGGCACCAGCTCATCATAAACCCAACTGGCTGGAGGCCAAGTATCTCCCAAGCCTACCTAGGAATTGGAGTCATTTGGACTTTAGCATGTCTCATGTCCTTGCCCTTTTTGACCACGTCCGTCTTGTCTAATGACTTGTACCAGCAGCTTTCACACATCATGAATTTTTCCAGTGACAAGGCCATATGCATTGACTCATGGCCTTCCGAGCAACACAGACTTATCTACACCACCACCTTACTGCTCTTGCAGTACTGCATCCCACTGTTCTTCATTATACTTTGCTACCTGCGTATCTACTTAcgcctacagaaaagaaaagacatgtTTGAGAAGAGCGAATACAGCAACCGAGCAGTTCAGCTGAGAaggataaatattttgttagcATCCATGgttgctgcttttgctgtttgctgGTTACCACTGCATGTTTTCAACACCATTGTGGACTGGAATTACAAAATCATTTCACCTTGCCACCACAATCTGATCTTCTCATTGTGCCACCTGGTAGCCATGGCTTCCACCTGTGTCAACCCCGTTATCTATGGTTTCCTAAACAGCAACTTCAAAAAAGAAGTGAAGTCACTGATTCTGAGCTGCCAGCATAATTCAGTAACTGCATCCATGGAAGAATATGATCATTTACCTTTATCCACCATGCAGACTGAAATCTCCAAGGGCTCACTGATGTTGAACTGCAGACATAATTCCATTTAG